CTCCAGCTCCTCGTTGAGCCAGAACAGGGTGAGGGAGGCGCCGGCCATGTCGAAGCTCGTGCAGAACTCGCCGACCTGCGGGTCCACGATCGTGATCCCGGCCTCCTCCAGGAGGTCCGCGACGCGCGTGAACACGACGAACAGCTCCTCGTTCTTCACGGAGCCGAGGCCGTTGAGCACGGGCACGACGCGGGCGCCGCGCACCTCCACGCCGTCGGGGACCTCGGCCTCCGCGAGCAGGTGCGTCACGAAGAGCTCCGCCAGGCCGTCGGCCGAGGGGATGTCGGTCTCGTCGATGCCGGGCTCGCCGTGGATCCCGAGCCCGATCGCCATCCGCCCCTCGGGGACGGAGAACAGCGGCTCATCCGCGCCCGGCAGCGTGCACCCAGTGAAGGCGACGCCCATCGAGCGGGTGCGGGCGTTCGCGAGGGCCGCGACGCGCTCGGTGCCGTCGAGGTCGTAGCCGGCCGCCGCCGCGGCGCCCGCGGCCTTGAACACGGTGAGGTCGCCCGCGATCCCGCGGCGCTTGGCCTGCTCCTCGGGCCCGGCGCTGAAGATGTCGTCGGTGACGACGACCGTGCGGCAGTCGATCCCGTCGCGGCGCACGCGCTCCTGCGCGTCGTCGAAGTGCAGCACGTCGCCCGCGTAGTTGCCGTAGAGGAGGAGCGCGCCGCGGCCCTGCTCGCTCGTGCGGATCACCGACTCGACCTGGTGCGCCGACGGCGAGGCGAAGAGGTTGCCCATCGCGGCGCCGTGGGCGAGGCCGGGGCCGACCAGGCCGCCGAACGCGGGGTAGTGGCCGGATCCGCCGCCGATGACCACCGCCACCTCCGGCTCGGCCGCGCGGGTGGAGCGGGAGACCCCGCCGTGCACCCGCCGGACCCACCGGGCGTTGGCGCGGACGAAGCCCGCCGT
This is a stretch of genomic DNA from Clavibacter zhangzhiyongii. It encodes these proteins:
- a CDS encoding dihydroxyacetone kinase family protein, which translates into the protein MTRLWNDPADFADDMTAGFVRANARWVRRVHGGVSRSTRAAEPEVAVVIGGGSGHYPAFGGLVGPGLAHGAAMGNLFASPSAHQVESVIRTSEQGRGALLLYGNYAGDVLHFDDAQERVRRDGIDCRTVVVTDDIFSAGPEEQAKRRGIAGDLTVFKAAGAAAAAGYDLDGTERVAALANARTRSMGVAFTGCTLPGADEPLFSVPEGRMAIGLGIHGEPGIDETDIPSADGLAELFVTHLLAEAEVPDGVEVRGARVVPVLNGLGSVKNEELFVVFTRVADLLEEAGITIVDPQVGEFCTSFDMAGASLTLFWLNEELERLWTAPADTPAFRSGAVDGSGLQAVDAREDDEVEAAIPDASEASREAAARISDALDAVHATVAEHADELGRLDAIAGDGDHGIGMLRGSRAAAERAAAAVEQGAGARTALRLAGDAWSDKGGGTSGALWGLILQALGDALDDEDADPDTADAVARGVGDARDAVMGHGKASVGDKTMVDALVPFAEALAERVGSGAPLAEAWADASAAAQEAADATAALKPGMGRARSHGERSVGTPDPGAVSLALITAAVGRTLADR